In Candidatus Cloacimonadota bacterium, the following are encoded in one genomic region:
- a CDS encoding carbamoyltransferase HypF, whose product GADMKGSFGLLKNSIFLGSQFLGDLQYASNLKFYKETLAYFKKMFEINPKIVIADKHRNYFSTQFAEKYAEENKIPIKFIQHHKAHIYSVMAEHGLEKTIGVSFDGTGLGDDGQIWGGEFFVINGKKAKRVAHLKYQPMVSADMAAKEPWRMALIYLYDACPKMIDKFIPDEKYPQKKFLLHILRNRSAKIMNSSMGRLFDAIASLIGVCNYNTYQGEAPMKLESIAERKIDQPYSWEISGNHGLIQFDISSMICEIVQDVKNKVEKGEISSRFHFTIAEIVFELCKKIQAEYGCRNISFSGGVFQNAVLVDMILQKFKSSKFNLYFNQQVPPNDAGIALGQVYGYLLELNSNY is encoded by the coding sequence GGTGCGGACATGAAAGGAAGTTTCGGTTTGCTGAAAAATTCTATATTTTTGGGAAGCCAATTTTTAGGGGATTTGCAGTATGCGAGCAATCTAAAATTTTATAAGGAAACTCTTGCTTATTTCAAAAAAATGTTTGAGATAAATCCCAAAATCGTAATCGCGGATAAGCATCGAAATTATTTTTCTACCCAATTTGCCGAAAAATATGCGGAAGAAAACAAAATTCCCATAAAATTTATCCAGCATCATAAAGCTCATATTTATTCCGTAATGGCAGAGCATGGTTTGGAAAAAACTATTGGAGTTTCTTTTGACGGAACCGGACTCGGTGATGACGGACAGATTTGGGGTGGAGAATTTTTTGTAATAAATGGGAAAAAAGCAAAACGAGTCGCTCATCTGAAATATCAGCCGATGGTTTCCGCTGATATGGCTGCAAAAGAGCCGTGGCGAATGGCTCTTATTTATCTGTATGATGCCTGCCCGAAAATGATTGATAAATTTATTCCGGACGAAAAATATCCGCAAAAAAAATTCCTGCTGCACATTTTACGAAACCGGTCGGCAAAAATTATGAATTCCAGTATGGGCAGACTCTTTGACGCAATTGCCTCTTTGATCGGCGTTTGCAATTACAACACTTATCAGGGGGAAGCACCTATGAAGCTTGAATCAATTGCCGAGAGAAAAATTGATCAGCCGTATTCGTGGGAAATTAGCGGAAATCACGGACTTATTCAATTTGACATTTCTTCCATGATTTGCGAAATTGTTCAAGATGTGAAAAACAAAGTTGAAAAAGGCGAAATTTCATCCCGATTTCATTTTACTATTGCAGAAATTGTGTTTGAGTTATGCAAAAAAATTCAAGCGGAATACGGCTGTAGAAATATTTCTTTTTCCGGAGGTGTGTTCCAAAATGCCGTTCTTGTTGACATGATTTTGCAAAAATTTAAAAGCAGTAAATTCAATTTATATTTCAATCAGCAGGTTCCACCCAATGACGCTGGTATTGCTCTCGGGCAGGTTTATGGGTATTTGCTGGAACTAAATTCAAATTATTAA